From a single Deltaproteobacteria bacterium genomic region:
- the ccoS gene encoding cbb3-type cytochrome oxidase assembly protein CcoS: MTIPFAAYLLLLILFAGAAVAMAAFIWAVRKGQFRNLNAAAFVIFDEEEPTGLMTDEVFKNSESKDIGHKSN; encoded by the coding sequence ATGACTATACCATTCGCGGCCTATTTATTGTTATTGATTCTCTTTGCCGGGGCTGCTGTTGCCATGGCTGCCTTTATTTGGGCTGTCAGGAAAGGACAATTCAGGAATCTAAATGCTGCTGCTTTTGTGATCTTTGATGAAGAAGAACCGACCGGTCTTATGACGGATGAAGTTTTCAAAAATTCAGAAAGCAAAGACATTGGACACAAGAGTAATTAA
- a CDS encoding cbb3-type cytochrome c oxidase subunit I, translated as MQPELSSRIESDDSTAGPVLLLFSTAVVWLFIGSIFGLVAALKFNFPDWLGTIPSLTFGRIRPAHLNTVIYGWASLALGGVYVWLTARLCRTEIRWKNLLYISAIIWNIAVLYGTIEILIGNSMGQEWLEFPKATAYMITVAAICFSLSILQTFRKRNVEHIYISLWYILASALWFPLLYFLAYLPIYKGVTQAASNWWYAHNVLTVWFTPAGLAAAYYFIPKVIGRPIHSYYLSLIGFWTFALFYNWNGIHHLVGGPLPTWLISVSIIASVLMFIPVIAVAINHHLTMVGHFSKLKYSPTLRFVVFGAVSYTAVSFQGSLEAIRTQSEITHFTHYTIGHAHLGLYAFVTMILFGSIYYIMPRIIRWEWPNPSLIKVHFWLVAAGIILYVISMNLGGFIQGLYMNDASRPFMDSVELTKPYLFARSIGGSLMLLGQLVFIYLFSLMLFRKGVYRIMPPWSETTAEVTSE; from the coding sequence ATGCAACCGGAACTTTCATCTCGAATAGAAAGCGATGATTCAACAGCAGGGCCTGTATTACTCCTTTTTTCGACAGCGGTTGTTTGGCTTTTTATAGGTTCAATTTTCGGGCTTGTTGCGGCCCTGAAGTTTAATTTCCCTGACTGGTTGGGCACGATTCCCTCTCTGACATTCGGAAGAATAAGACCGGCTCATCTTAACACTGTAATATACGGCTGGGCTTCGTTGGCTCTTGGCGGAGTTTATGTTTGGCTTACTGCAAGGCTATGCAGGACCGAGATCAGATGGAAAAATCTTTTATATATATCTGCCATTATCTGGAATATCGCGGTCCTTTACGGAACGATAGAGATTCTAATAGGAAACAGCATGGGGCAGGAATGGCTGGAGTTTCCAAAAGCAACCGCGTACATGATTACAGTTGCTGCAATTTGTTTTTCTCTCTCAATTTTACAGACATTTCGCAAGCGAAACGTAGAACACATATACATTTCATTATGGTATATACTGGCGTCCGCACTCTGGTTCCCTCTACTATATTTTCTAGCATATTTACCTATCTATAAAGGAGTTACTCAAGCCGCTTCAAACTGGTGGTACGCTCATAACGTACTAACGGTTTGGTTTACACCGGCGGGACTGGCAGCTGCTTATTACTTTATTCCGAAGGTTATAGGGCGCCCTATCCACAGTTACTACCTGTCTCTCATAGGTTTTTGGACTTTCGCTCTGTTTTATAACTGGAATGGAATTCATCATCTGGTCGGCGGACCGTTGCCTACCTGGCTAATAAGCGTATCAATCATAGCAAGCGTACTTATGTTTATACCTGTAATTGCTGTTGCCATTAATCACCATTTAACGATGGTGGGGCATTTCAGTAAACTCAAATATAGCCCGACCCTCAGGTTTGTCGTATTCGGAGCTGTAAGCTACACGGCAGTCAGTTTTCAGGGCTCGCTCGAAGCAATACGCACTCAGAGTGAAATAACCCATTTTACGCATTATACGATAGGACACGCTCACCTGGGCTTATACGCGTTCGTTACAATGATCCTGTTCGGTTCGATATATTACATTATGCCGAGAATAATTAGATGGGAATGGCCGAATCCATCTCTAATAAAAGTCCACTTCTGGCTTGTAGCCGCAGGAATAATTCTATACGTAATTTCTATGAATCTGGGGGGATTTATTCAGGGTTTGTATATGAACGACGCGTCTCGCCCCTTCATGGATTCAGTGGAATTAACTAAACCCTATTTATTCGCTCGATCAATAGGAGGCTCCCTTATGCTCTTGGGACAACTGGTATTTATTTACCTTTTTTCCCTGATGCTTTTTAGAAAAGGCGTCTACAGGATTATGCCTCCCTGGAGCGAAACGACGGCAGAGGTCACATCAGAATGA
- a CDS encoding cbb3-type cytochrome c oxidase subunit II yields the protein MYIKVPLFFMGVLATLLIAWVGLTLIPGVQISEVNPPDGLKPYTEQQLRGRSVYIREGCIYCHSQQTRPVGYGADQKRNWGRPSVPGDYFYDRPQLLGTMRTGPDLFNIGARQPSEDWHLIHLYNPRATSPGSIMPPYPWLFREEIHYSDEVLAARGDRVVPVSQEYVPEGKVIIATQDALDLTAYLIGLNHTYPVDGKE from the coding sequence ATGTATATAAAGGTACCGCTATTCTTCATGGGTGTGCTGGCAACACTTCTCATTGCATGGGTAGGTTTGACTCTCATACCGGGAGTTCAGATCAGTGAAGTAAATCCGCCTGATGGTCTTAAGCCCTATACAGAACAGCAGCTACGCGGAAGAAGTGTATATATAAGAGAAGGGTGTATTTATTGTCACAGCCAGCAGACAAGGCCGGTTGGTTACGGAGCAGATCAAAAGAGAAACTGGGGAAGGCCGTCAGTCCCTGGTGATTATTTTTATGACAGACCTCAACTATTAGGCACAATGCGAACAGGTCCCGATCTATTCAATATAGGGGCAAGACAACCAAGCGAGGATTGGCATCTGATTCACCTTTATAACCCAAGAGCGACTTCTCCCGGATCAATTATGCCTCCTTATCCGTGGTTATTTAGAGAAGAAATCCACTATTCGGACGAAGTGCTGGCTGCCAGAGGGGACCGCGTTGTTCCCGTTTCTCAAGAGTATGTGCCTGAAGGAAAAGTCATTATAGCCACACAGGATGCTCTGGATCTCACTGCTTATCTCATCGGACTTAATCATACATATCCTGTGGATGGCAAAGAGTAA
- a CDS encoding c-type cytochrome — translation MSDKDIQQPYKSEDEQTDIYDLHRQALRETPEPREGLERPPWWMWVIFICLIFWAGFYLGRYGGVFGPEVHLLSKVEKTKQKAVVSTAEIEKELPDGAEVYNRVCTACHQSNGQGVPGAFPPLVDSEWLLGDAETPIKIVLHGLQGAINVAGNTFNGVMPAWGGQLSDEEIAAVLTYARSSWGNSASEISPETVQNVRNRTSDRTTNWTAGELKR, via the coding sequence ATGAGTGATAAGGATATCCAGCAACCATACAAATCGGAAGACGAACAAACCGACATATATGATCTACACAGACAGGCTTTACGTGAAACTCCTGAGCCGAGAGAAGGACTGGAAAGACCCCCATGGTGGATGTGGGTAATATTCATATGTTTGATTTTTTGGGCTGGGTTTTATTTAGGCCGTTACGGCGGCGTGTTCGGGCCCGAAGTTCATCTTTTAAGTAAAGTTGAAAAAACCAAGCAAAAAGCCGTAGTATCTACAGCAGAAATCGAAAAAGAGCTCCCAGATGGTGCAGAAGTTTATAATCGTGTTTGCACGGCTTGTCATCAAAGTAATGGTCAAGGTGTACCCGGAGCATTCCCACCGCTTGTAGACTCGGAATGGCTTTTAGGGGATGCCGAAACCCCGATAAAAATCGTTCTTCATGGTCTTCAGGGTGCAATTAATGTAGCGGGAAACACATTTAATGGGGTTATGCCTGCCTGGGGAGGTCAGCTTTCCGATGAGGAAATTGCCGCGGTCTTGACATACGCAAGATCCAGTTGGGGAAACTCAGCCTCTGAAATTAGTCCGGAGACTGTTCAAAATGTACGTAATCGAACTTCGGATAGGACTACTAATTGGACTGCGGGCGAACTAAAGAGGTAA
- a CDS encoding sulfite exporter TauE/SafE family protein, whose amino-acid sequence MIEYGLAFISGILGSFHCIGMCGGFPVLVSNIKDSDRFEKTLRQLLYNSGRIFTYFFLGAMAGFLGFMIKEMKPVFSIQTTVSVVTGLIIIFIGLQITGLFKERHIPGFTPIYEVIRRMMSSFLKRKGRLAPFLLGMVNGFLPCPLIYGFLLVSLSQYTPVKGGLMMLFLGLGTIPAMFLIAVVYQKVSPVIKFNLSRLIPGFLMTMFGIITIARAMIPFGFGERIQNICGFL is encoded by the coding sequence ATGATCGAATACGGACTTGCCTTTATATCGGGAATTCTAGGTTCATTTCACTGCATAGGTATGTGTGGTGGCTTCCCGGTATTGGTTTCGAATATTAAGGATTCGGATAGATTCGAAAAAACCCTGCGCCAGCTTTTATATAACTCTGGCAGAATTTTCACTTACTTTTTCCTGGGAGCGATGGCAGGATTCCTCGGATTCATGATTAAGGAAATGAAGCCCGTATTCAGCATTCAGACAACGGTTTCCGTAGTCACGGGCCTGATCATTATTTTCATTGGTCTTCAGATAACAGGGCTATTTAAAGAAAGACATATTCCCGGATTTACGCCGATCTACGAAGTAATAAGGAGAATGATGTCGTCCTTTCTAAAACGAAAAGGAAGACTTGCCCCGTTTCTGCTGGGTATGGTCAACGGATTTTTGCCCTGCCCGCTAATTTATGGTTTTCTACTGGTCAGTCTCTCTCAGTATACTCCGGTGAAAGGCGGACTTATGATGCTTTTCCTGGGGCTAGGAACAATCCCCGCCATGTTTCTTATAGCAGTTGTTTATCAAAAGGTATCACCAGTGATTAAATTCAATCTCAGCCGTCTGATTCCGGGATTCTTGATGACTATGTTCGGTATTATAACTATTGCACGTGCAATGATTCCCTTTGGTTTCGGGGAAAGAATTCAGAATATTTGTGGGTTTCTCTGA
- a CDS encoding heavy metal translocating P-type ATPase, which produces MNVLMLSFADYIYNFEGNVEIIFNYIKFVLAAPVLILLGLPILNSSLSSIHKFRFNIDSLIIIGSISAYLISTYSVFSGQGQVYFDTVTMLLVLLTLGRYLEANAKASSTNAIKGFLNLTPKTAIVLKNGIEQRVDSDSIEKYDLVKILPGESVPVDGEVVEGQSSVDESSLTGESVPVLKEIGSELYSGTINVDGSIIMKALEVGNNKTISRLVKLLEEARKSRAPIERIADKVASVFVPLIIVISVLTFTFWIFRSGTSTALMNSLSVLVISCPCALGIATPMAIWTALSRAASAGILVRSGSLMERLSHVNTVFFDKTGTLTKRELKLGTIFVDPDFNITESDVISMSASLESEYNHPLGKSILAYASEKNISFSPVTKMEAIPGMGIKGIANGKCIYAGSYRFMQSFKLNIGNSLLNIKEEYESLGMTVMLFAVNRNVEAVLGFREVPREETEEVIKEFKNEGIDTVILTGDNKYTASALSNKLNIDSKSELYPQEKVEIVQDFKNRGFTVAMVGDGINDAPALNAADVGIVLGCGSDITRESADISLMNDDLTNVPWIINLAKKTHGIIKQNLFWAFFYNVIGICIAVLGLLQPVIAAIAMIISSLIVLGNSLRIETVKIGPRKGSAKHQELNMPGYKELRRTNI; this is translated from the coding sequence ATGAATGTCTTAATGCTCAGTTTTGCAGATTACATTTATAACTTTGAAGGCAATGTAGAAATAATTTTTAACTATATAAAGTTCGTATTGGCAGCACCGGTGTTAATTCTACTGGGATTGCCAATTCTGAATAGTTCATTATCATCAATCCACAAATTCAGGTTTAACATAGATTCTCTCATAATCATAGGAAGCATATCCGCATATCTTATTTCAACCTATTCTGTATTTTCCGGACAAGGTCAGGTCTATTTCGACACAGTTACGATGCTCCTCGTTCTACTTACATTAGGGAGGTATTTGGAAGCAAATGCCAAAGCATCAAGCACAAATGCTATTAAAGGGTTCCTGAACCTCACACCAAAAACCGCGATAGTTCTTAAGAATGGCATTGAACAAAGGGTAGATAGCGATTCGATAGAAAAATATGATTTGGTCAAAATCCTGCCCGGTGAAAGTGTGCCCGTGGATGGAGAAGTCGTGGAGGGACAAAGCAGTGTGGACGAATCCAGCCTCACAGGAGAATCTGTCCCTGTGTTAAAGGAGATAGGGAGCGAGCTGTATTCCGGGACGATAAACGTTGATGGCTCGATAATTATGAAAGCTCTGGAAGTTGGAAATAACAAAACGATATCAAGACTAGTTAAGCTTCTTGAGGAAGCGAGAAAATCCAGGGCTCCGATTGAGCGAATTGCAGACAAGGTTGCATCTGTTTTCGTTCCTCTCATCATTGTTATTTCCGTACTAACCTTTACTTTCTGGATATTTAGGTCGGGTACCAGTACTGCACTAATGAATTCCCTGTCCGTCTTAGTTATTTCATGTCCTTGCGCGCTTGGGATTGCGACTCCAATGGCAATATGGACAGCTTTGAGCAGGGCTGCCAGTGCAGGAATACTGGTAAGATCAGGAAGCCTGATGGAGAGGCTCTCGCACGTCAACACCGTCTTCTTCGATAAAACGGGGACATTAACCAAGAGGGAACTCAAGCTTGGTACGATCTTCGTAGATCCGGATTTTAATATCACCGAATCCGATGTTATTTCCATGTCAGCTTCCCTAGAATCTGAATACAACCATCCTCTTGGGAAAAGTATCTTGGCTTACGCTTCGGAAAAGAACATCAGCTTCTCGCCGGTTACTAAAATGGAGGCAATTCCTGGAATGGGTATAAAGGGGATTGCAAACGGTAAATGCATCTATGCCGGTAGTTACAGATTTATGCAGTCCTTTAAACTGAATATTGGTAATTCATTATTGAATATTAAAGAAGAATATGAATCACTGGGAATGACCGTTATGCTTTTCGCTGTGAACAGGAATGTAGAAGCAGTGTTGGGATTTAGAGAAGTACCGAGGGAAGAAACCGAAGAAGTGATTAAAGAATTTAAAAACGAGGGTATAGATACGGTCATACTGACTGGAGATAATAAATACACGGCAAGTGCGCTGTCCAATAAACTTAACATCGATTCCAAAAGTGAATTATATCCTCAGGAAAAAGTGGAGATTGTTCAGGACTTTAAAAACAGAGGATTTACTGTTGCCATGGTTGGAGACGGCATCAATGATGCACCTGCCTTAAACGCAGCAGATGTAGGTATTGTTTTAGGCTGCGGCTCCGACATTACTCGTGAATCTGCTGATATCAGTCTGATGAATGATGATTTAACAAACGTTCCATGGATTATTAACCTAGCCAAAAAAACACACGGTATCATTAAACAGAATCTTTTTTGGGCCTTTTTTTATAACGTCATAGGAATCTGTATTGCGGTGCTGGGGTTGCTGCAGCCTGTTATCGCAGCTATAGCTATGATTATCAGCAGCCTAATTGTGCTGGGTAATTCTTTGAGGATTGAAACTGTAAAAATAGGGCCTAGGAAGGGTTCTGCAAAGCACCAGGAGCTGAATATGCCTGGCTATAAAGAATTAAGGAGAACAAACATTTGA
- a CDS encoding GAF domain-containing protein, whose product MDITNDVVCELNSRFHFLCITPNSENILSYKPSDLMGRDLFDFIYPNDLFIIKSIFENSIKNFSSAYCLFRFRSKTRQWLLRDCHMKPFKASTGETRLMVNFKSVSESSLELQNEVKKQNEELGRLDEYLNQRLNDLKALYTVTKAVHQSIDLKEVYRIALDTIMSLKNVNMAFIYLVDEVRKEAVLETYRNVPESYIKKVSRIPKGVGITWKILDSGKLLNVEDIQKSNEIGPAGKDLGNIGVLGAPLTVDGKVIGVIYFTTHRYRKFDHSEVSLFSSISDQLSLAISKAQVYEQLRKTNKREKIISAVTMNVHRSINLKSVLQNAVGSINKNVPGADCVAIYMANGGKAVLNSHSNNHTDTNLINIFTLDVSGVTSKILNEGKPIIDNKVSSGSEYRIDFIDSATSVKSYLGLPLRHKKHIIGTLNITSSRDNAFDHRELAFFNIVTRQIESAIDNAWMAEALKESEKRYRELYENVPTGIYCKSHDGKIFMANSTLIQMLGFHSFDEMASKYRMRSEFLADSPGHTLKNILKKRSKITELESTWLKRTDIDIKFSSSICGSPPDPKVSKAVFRIFQESFTNILRHAQATKVTVSLQKKRDYIKLCIKDNGKGITESSIYNVDSLGLLGIKERAHALRGNVRIKGAPGRGTSIKVQIPIEGELKLKS is encoded by the coding sequence ATGGATATTACTAACGACGTGGTTTGCGAGCTAAACTCGCGTTTCCATTTCTTATGTATCACTCCTAACTCCGAGAATATTCTATCTTATAAACCTTCTGACCTTATGGGCAGGGATTTATTTGATTTTATATACCCAAATGATCTTTTTATTATCAAATCCATCTTTGAAAATTCGATCAAAAATTTTTCTTCCGCGTACTGTCTTTTTAGATTCAGATCCAAAACGAGGCAATGGCTTTTGAGGGATTGCCATATGAAGCCGTTTAAAGCTTCTACGGGCGAGACCAGGCTTATGGTGAACTTCAAAAGCGTTTCAGAAAGCAGCCTGGAGCTGCAAAATGAAGTCAAGAAACAGAACGAGGAGCTTGGGAGGCTTGATGAATATCTGAATCAGCGGCTCAATGATCTCAAGGCTCTCTATACGGTCACGAAAGCCGTTCACCAGTCGATCGATTTGAAAGAAGTTTACAGGATTGCACTTGATACGATAATGTCGCTTAAGAACGTGAACATGGCGTTTATTTATCTCGTGGATGAAGTTAGGAAAGAAGCAGTCCTCGAAACGTATAGAAATGTGCCCGAGAGCTATATTAAGAAAGTATCGAGAATACCCAAAGGTGTTGGTATTACTTGGAAAATTCTTGATAGCGGCAAACTGCTCAATGTGGAAGATATACAGAAAAGTAACGAGATTGGCCCCGCGGGAAAGGACCTTGGAAATATCGGTGTATTGGGCGCTCCTCTTACCGTCGACGGTAAAGTGATAGGTGTCATCTACTTTACTACTCATCGATACCGTAAATTTGACCACAGCGAAGTAAGTCTCTTTTCCTCTATCTCTGACCAACTGTCTCTTGCAATATCCAAGGCTCAAGTTTATGAGCAGCTCCGAAAAACAAACAAGCGGGAAAAGATAATCTCCGCCGTGACAATGAATGTGCACCGGTCTATCAATCTCAAAAGCGTTTTGCAGAATGCTGTGGGATCTATTAATAAAAATGTTCCAGGTGCCGACTGCGTCGCGATATATATGGCTAATGGCGGTAAGGCTGTATTGAATTCACACAGCAATAATCATACCGATACGAATTTAATAAACATATTCACCCTCGATGTGAGTGGAGTTACATCGAAAATATTGAACGAAGGTAAGCCTATCATCGATAATAAAGTGAGTTCGGGTAGCGAGTATAGAATCGATTTTATCGACTCCGCTACATCTGTTAAGTCTTATTTAGGCCTGCCGCTGCGTCATAAAAAACACATAATCGGAACATTAAATATTACTTCGTCTCGGGATAATGCATTTGATCACCGGGAACTCGCATTTTTCAATATAGTGACGAGGCAAATCGAATCCGCCATTGATAACGCTTGGATGGCTGAAGCGTTAAAGGAAAGCGAGAAGAGGTACCGGGAGCTGTATGAGAATGTACCAACGGGTATTTACTGCAAATCTCATGACGGGAAAATATTTATGGCTAATTCCACTCTTATACAAATGCTTGGCTTCCACTCGTTCGATGAGATGGCTTCAAAGTACCGGATGCGTAGTGAGTTTCTCGCTGATTCCCCGGGGCACACCCTCAAGAATATACTCAAAAAGAGGTCTAAGATTACGGAGCTCGAATCCACCTGGCTTAAACGCACGGATATCGATATTAAATTCAGTTCTTCTATCTGCGGGTCTCCGCCGGACCCGAAAGTTTCCAAGGCGGTTTTTCGTATATTTCAGGAATCTTTCACCAATATATTACGTCATGCGCAAGCGACTAAGGTTACAGTAAGCCTGCAAAAAAAGAGAGACTACATCAAGCTCTGTATAAAAGATAACGGCAAAGGGATAACGGAGAGTTCTATCTATAATGTGGATTCGCTGGGTCTTTTGGGGATCAAAGAGCGCGCTCATGCCTTGAGAGGCAATGTGAGGATCAAAGGCGCCCCCGGCAGGGGAACCAGTATTAAAGTACAAATACCGATAGAGGGTGAATTAAAATTAAAGTCCTGA
- a CDS encoding response regulator transcription factor, which produces MSDDLELNQFGEARNAKEVFENLNEKKWDILILDINLPDMNGLEVLRQVKVVHPELPVLILTILDEDQISVRALKAGASGFMTKNTLPEELMNAVKRIHTGRRYISPSLAEKLVFDIYSEDEKPVHYKLSDREYQVLCLIGSGKSIREIAEELYLSEHTIRTYRMRILEKMNIRTNAELIHYTVQHNLSNSGSV; this is translated from the coding sequence CTGTCTGACGATCTCGAGCTTAACCAGTTCGGTGAAGCCCGGAATGCCAAAGAGGTGTTCGAAAACTTAAATGAGAAGAAATGGGATATCCTGATCTTGGATATAAATTTACCCGATATGAACGGACTTGAGGTTTTAAGACAGGTCAAAGTGGTGCACCCGGAGCTGCCAGTGCTGATTCTAACTATATTGGACGAAGACCAGATATCCGTCAGGGCTTTAAAAGCCGGCGCATCAGGTTTTATGACAAAAAATACCCTGCCGGAAGAGTTGATGAACGCAGTCAAGAGAATACATACCGGTAGAAGATATATCAGCCCGTCCCTGGCTGAGAAACTGGTCTTTGATATATACTCCGAGGACGAAAAACCTGTACACTACAAGCTGTCCGACCGTGAATACCAGGTCCTGTGTCTGATTGGATCGGGTAAATCCATAAGGGAAATAGCTGAAGAATTATATCTAAGTGAGCATACTATAAGGACTTACAGAATGCGTATTCTTGAAAAGATGAATATAAGAACTAATGCCGAGCTGATCCATTATACCGTTCAACACAATTTGAGTAATTCAGGTTCTGTTTGA
- a CDS encoding response regulator transcription factor — protein sequence MKMKVLIAEDHPVVRLGVREILSDNLKLTQFGEAQNAKEVFESVSKKKWDILILDINMPDMNGLEILRQLKKMQPDLRVLVLTILDEDQIAMRVLKAGACGFIAKNTIPEELVTAVTKIYNGGRYVSPSLAEKLIFDIYTEDEKPPHYRLSNREYQILCLIAIGKSVKQIAEELYLSVQTIRTYRMRILEKMGMKTDAELIHYAIQNHLIHVSSI from the coding sequence ATGAAAATGAAAGTCCTGATTGCAGAGGATCACCCTGTTGTTAGGCTAGGTGTTCGGGAGATACTGTCTGATAATCTAAAGCTTACTCAATTTGGCGAAGCGCAGAATGCCAAAGAGGTCTTCGAGAGTGTCTCCAAAAAAAAATGGGATATTTTGATACTGGACATCAACATGCCGGATATGAACGGGCTCGAGATTTTAAGGCAGTTAAAGAAAATGCAGCCCGACCTGCGGGTGCTGGTTCTGACTATATTGGATGAAGATCAAATAGCAATGAGGGTATTGAAGGCCGGAGCTTGCGGATTCATAGCAAAAAATACTATCCCCGAAGAGTTGGTTACAGCGGTAACAAAAATATATAATGGTGGAAGATATGTCAGCCCATCACTGGCTGAAAAGCTCATTTTCGACATATACACAGAGGATGAAAAGCCCCCACACTATAGGTTGTCCAATCGTGAATACCAGATCCTTTGCCTTATAGCCATAGGAAAATCCGTAAAACAGATCGCGGAGGAGCTTTATTTAAGCGTCCAGACTATAAGGACTTACAGAATGCGTATTCTTGAAAAGATGGGAATGAAAACCGACGCCGAATTGATACATTATGCAATCCAGAACCATCTTATTCATGTCTCTTCTATCTGA